The following are from one region of the Remersonia thermophila strain ATCC 22073 chromosome 6, whole genome shotgun sequence genome:
- a CDS encoding 40S ribosomal protein uS12 translates to MSGGKPRGLNAARKLRNNRREQRWADLAYKKRALGTAFKSSPFGGSSHAKGIVLEKVGVEAKQPNSAIRKCVRVQLIKNGKKVTAFVPNDGCLNFVDENDEVLLAGFGRKGKAKGDIPGVRFKVVKVSGVGLLALWKEKKEKPRS, encoded by the exons ATGTCCGGTGGAAAGCCTCGTGGCCTCAACGCGGCCCGCAAGCTGCGCAACAACCGCCGTGAGCAGCGGTGGGCTGATCTTGCCTACAAGAAGCGTGCCCTGGGCACTGCCTTCAAGTCGAG CCCGTTCGGTGGCTCGTCCCACGCCAAGGGCATCGTCCTTGAgaaggtcggcgtcgaggccaagcagcCCAACTCC GCTATTCGGAAGTGCGTCCGTGTTCAGCTCATCAAGAACGGCAAGAAGGTCACCGCTTTCG TCCCCAACGACGGTTGCCTGAACTTCGTCGATGAGAACGACGAGGTCCTGCTCGCTGGTTTCGGTcgcaagggcaaggccaagggtGATATTCCCGGTGTGCGCTTCAAGG TCGTCAAGGTCTCTGGTGTCGGTCTGCTTGCCCTCtggaaggagaagaaggagaagcccCGGTCATAa